One Halobacterium sp. DL1 DNA window includes the following coding sequences:
- a CDS encoding sugar ABC transporter: MADPDVTTETATEPGDSDAKAEPDEPETVLELDGVTKEYGTETAVTDLTLTVRDGELLTLLGPSGCGKTTTLRLLAGLERPTEGTISLSGDTVAGPGTFEDAETRGVGIVFQDFALFPHLSVRENVAFGLTDLDDEATAERVDALLELVDMPGMGERSPDQLSGGQQQRVALARSLAPEPDILLLDEPFSNLDVRLRVEMREEVRRILKEAGVTAVSVTHDQEEALSISDRVAVLNDGRLEQVGDPESVFEHPESRFVASFLGQAGFLSGRVGEQTVDTRIGSYDRGLLKGLSDGYTGAMVDVLVRPDDLRAVPANEANANGVIVQRQYTGPSFIYHVELDNGDVVRCLHNHAEDMDVGEPVTVDLVSDHSLAWYPTR, translated from the coding sequence ATGGCTGACCCAGACGTCACGACGGAGACGGCGACGGAACCCGGAGACAGCGACGCGAAGGCCGAGCCGGACGAACCAGAGACGGTGCTGGAACTCGACGGCGTCACGAAGGAGTACGGGACGGAGACGGCGGTCACCGACCTCACGCTCACCGTGCGCGACGGCGAACTCCTCACGCTGCTCGGTCCCTCCGGCTGCGGGAAGACCACGACGCTGCGTCTGCTCGCTGGCCTCGAACGCCCGACCGAGGGCACCATCTCGCTGTCCGGTGACACCGTCGCCGGCCCCGGGACGTTCGAGGACGCCGAGACCCGCGGCGTCGGCATCGTCTTCCAGGACTTCGCGCTGTTCCCCCACCTCTCGGTCCGGGAGAACGTCGCGTTCGGGCTGACCGACCTCGACGACGAGGCCACCGCGGAGCGCGTCGACGCCCTCCTCGAACTCGTCGACATGCCCGGAATGGGCGAACGCTCGCCCGACCAGCTCTCCGGCGGGCAACAGCAGCGTGTGGCGCTCGCCCGGAGCCTCGCGCCCGAACCCGACATCCTCCTGCTCGACGAACCGTTCTCGAACCTCGACGTGCGACTCCGTGTCGAGATGCGCGAGGAGGTCCGGCGTATCCTCAAGGAGGCGGGCGTCACCGCTGTCTCGGTCACCCACGACCAGGAGGAGGCGCTCTCGATTTCGGACCGCGTCGCTGTGCTCAACGACGGCCGCCTCGAGCAGGTCGGCGACCCCGAGTCCGTCTTCGAACACCCCGAGTCGCGGTTCGTCGCCTCTTTCCTCGGCCAGGCCGGCTTCCTCTCCGGGCGCGTCGGCGAGCAGACCGTCGACACACGCATCGGTTCCTACGACCGCGGGCTCCTGAAGGGGCTCTCCGACGGCTACACGGGCGCGATGGTCGACGTGCTCGTGCGCCCCGACGACCTGCGCGCCGTTCCCGCCAACGAGGCGAACGCGAACGGCGTCATCGTCCAGCGCCAGTACACCGGCCCCTCGTTCATCTACCACGTCGAACTCGACAACGGCGACGTGGTGCGCTGCCTCCACAACCACGCCGAAGACATGGACGTCGGCGAACCCGTGACGGTCGATCTGGTGTCGGACCACTCGCTGGCCTGGTACCCGACCCGATAA
- a CDS encoding iron ABC transporter permease produces MATSERIERLKAAAAGDDGASGLGLALVAAAVAALVSLPLVVLFVRASNYGLGHLLGLFTYSGSVTTLVNSLVLVFWVTLGCVLVGVPLAVLTVQTDLPGRRFWTIVAALPLVVPSYIGAFTFVSAFGPRGDLADALAPLGIERIPAIYGLHGTALVLILFTYPYVFLTTRAALLSFDGTLVEAARTLNHSRWEAFKRVTVPQILPGVTAGALLAALYALSDFGTPSIMRYQVFTQQIYVAQQSLGVPEGFPALLSLQLLGVVAVVLALESRLGGDSAAYISRGSRQPGRIELGAWTLPALAFCTAVAGLALAVPLGVLVLWLEQAGATVFTFEPGVAWNSVKVAVAAALAAILLALPVAGYSARSDSLVSTVADRLTYVGYAVPGVVIGLALIFFSTEYATSLYQTLPLLVFAYVVRFLPQAVGTVRSSVLQVDPKLTEAARTLGRSSTAAFREVTLPLIAPGVAAGAALVFLTTMKELPATLMLSPLGFETLVSYIWLVRGAGSYGAAAVPALVLVGVSALSMVVILAQERYNG; encoded by the coding sequence ATGGCGACCAGCGAGCGCATCGAACGGCTGAAGGCCGCTGCCGCGGGCGACGACGGCGCCAGCGGCCTCGGTCTCGCGCTCGTCGCCGCAGCCGTCGCCGCGCTCGTCTCGCTGCCGCTCGTCGTCCTCTTCGTCCGCGCGTCGAACTACGGGCTCGGCCACCTGCTCGGGCTGTTCACCTACTCGGGCAGCGTCACGACGCTCGTCAACAGCCTCGTGCTCGTCTTCTGGGTGACCCTCGGCTGCGTGCTCGTCGGCGTCCCGCTGGCGGTGTTGACCGTCCAGACCGACCTCCCGGGGCGGCGGTTCTGGACCATCGTCGCCGCGCTCCCGCTCGTCGTCCCCAGCTACATCGGCGCGTTCACGTTCGTCAGCGCGTTCGGCCCCCGGGGTGACCTGGCGGACGCGCTCGCGCCGCTCGGCATCGAACGCATCCCCGCCATCTACGGACTCCACGGCACCGCACTCGTGCTGATTCTGTTCACCTACCCCTACGTCTTCCTCACGACGCGGGCCGCGCTGCTCTCCTTCGACGGCACGCTGGTCGAAGCCGCGCGCACCCTCAACCACTCCCGTTGGGAGGCGTTCAAACGCGTCACCGTCCCCCAGATTCTCCCCGGCGTCACGGCGGGCGCGCTGCTCGCCGCGCTGTACGCACTCTCGGACTTCGGCACGCCATCCATCATGCGCTACCAGGTGTTCACCCAGCAGATATACGTCGCCCAGCAGAGCCTCGGCGTCCCCGAGGGGTTCCCGGCGCTGCTCTCACTACAGCTGCTCGGCGTCGTCGCCGTCGTGCTCGCCCTCGAATCCCGCCTCGGCGGTGACAGCGCGGCGTACATCTCGCGGGGCTCCCGCCAGCCCGGACGCATCGAACTCGGCGCCTGGACGCTGCCCGCGCTCGCGTTCTGTACCGCGGTAGCGGGGCTCGCCCTGGCCGTCCCCCTGGGCGTGCTCGTTCTCTGGCTCGAACAGGCGGGCGCGACCGTCTTCACGTTCGAACCCGGGGTAGCGTGGAACTCCGTGAAGGTTGCCGTGGCCGCCGCGCTCGCCGCCATCCTGCTCGCGCTCCCCGTGGCGGGCTACTCGGCGCGCTCGGACTCCCTCGTCTCGACCGTCGCCGACCGCCTCACGTACGTCGGCTACGCCGTCCCGGGTGTCGTCATCGGGCTCGCGCTCATCTTCTTCTCCACGGAGTACGCCACGTCGCTCTACCAGACGCTCCCGCTGCTCGTATTCGCCTACGTCGTGCGCTTCCTCCCGCAGGCCGTCGGTACCGTGCGCTCGTCGGTGCTCCAGGTGGACCCGAAGCTGACGGAGGCCGCGCGCACGCTCGGCCGCTCGTCGACGGCTGCGTTCCGCGAGGTGACGCTGCCGCTCATCGCGCCAGGCGTCGCGGCGGGCGCCGCGCTCGTCTTCCTCACGACGATGAAGGAGCTCCCGGCGACGCTGATGCTCAGTCCGTTAGGCTTTGAAACCCTGGTCTCCTACATCTGGCTCGTCAGAGGAGCGGGCTCGTACGGCGCGGCCGCGGTGCCCGCGCTCGTCCTCGTGGGCGTGTCGGCGCTCTCGATGGTCGTCATCCTCGCACAGGAACGATACAATGGCTGA
- a CDS encoding iron ABC transporter substrate-binding protein: MSDGFGRTRRRFLAATGTVAASGLAGCSGLLGGNGSSGQPGLADFRGSGPLVSSRPAPGGTSIEDLPDLEGKLNVYLGGGEGGRYENLLELFNRYYDGFEATWSVQPSSQLAKQIEQEHENDTVRADVFWSVDAGSLAYVADAGATTQLSSEALSPVPDAFKTGQWVGVAGRARAIPYNTEQFAASDIPTDVAAFATDDRFSGAMGWAPTYGAFHSFVTAMRLQRGDEATRQWLQNMVDQNVARYDNEFLVSESAANGEIGAGFANHYYAIRVLARRENAPLGLAFTKNDAGALVNVSGASVLGGSGKQDLANLFVRHLLSAEAQEFIATRGFAYPMISGVEPVGPLPTIDELEPPEIDLQKLSNVQPTLSMLRDVGILS, encoded by the coding sequence ATGAGCGATGGATTCGGACGCACGCGTCGGCGCTTCCTCGCGGCGACCGGTACGGTAGCTGCGAGCGGTCTCGCGGGCTGTTCTGGACTTCTCGGCGGGAACGGCAGCAGCGGGCAGCCGGGACTCGCGGACTTCCGCGGCTCGGGGCCGCTCGTCTCCAGTCGACCCGCACCCGGCGGCACCTCCATCGAGGACCTCCCGGACCTCGAGGGCAAACTCAACGTCTACCTGGGCGGCGGCGAGGGCGGCCGCTACGAGAACCTCCTCGAACTGTTCAACCGCTACTACGACGGCTTCGAGGCGACCTGGAGCGTCCAGCCCTCCTCACAGCTCGCCAAGCAGATCGAACAGGAACACGAGAACGACACCGTCCGGGCGGACGTGTTCTGGTCGGTCGACGCCGGGTCGCTGGCCTACGTCGCGGACGCCGGTGCGACGACGCAGCTCTCCTCCGAGGCGCTCTCGCCGGTCCCGGACGCGTTCAAGACTGGCCAGTGGGTCGGCGTCGCAGGACGCGCACGCGCTATTCCGTACAACACCGAGCAGTTCGCGGCCTCCGACATCCCGACCGACGTCGCGGCCTTCGCCACCGACGACCGATTCTCGGGCGCGATGGGGTGGGCGCCGACGTACGGCGCGTTCCACTCGTTCGTCACCGCGATGCGCCTCCAGCGCGGCGACGAGGCGACCCGGCAGTGGCTCCAGAACATGGTCGACCAGAACGTCGCCCGCTACGACAACGAGTTCCTGGTCTCCGAATCGGCCGCCAACGGCGAAATCGGAGCCGGGTTCGCGAACCACTACTACGCCATCCGCGTGCTCGCGCGCCGAGAGAACGCACCCCTCGGCCTCGCGTTCACGAAGAACGACGCGGGCGCACTCGTCAACGTCTCCGGCGCGTCCGTCCTCGGCGGCTCGGGCAAGCAGGACCTCGCGAACCTGTTCGTCCGCCACCTGCTCTCCGCGGAGGCCCAGGAGTTCATCGCCACCCGCGGCTTCGCCTACCCGATGATCTCCGGCGTGGAACCGGTCGGCCCGCTCCCGACCATCGACGAACTCGAACCGCCGGAGATCGACCTCCAGAAGCTCTCGAACGTACAGCCCACGCTCTCGATGCTCCGGGACGTCGGCATCCTCTCGTAG
- a CDS encoding MAPK-activated protein kinase translates to MEPDKRDREVDREHVASLQQQVEADSVDALVAELDSEDADARAGAAWRLVEAASSKPTKVRAHLDSVLDRVDDDDVWVQRGATWVLAELADRQPDALSVKFGDLVELTRSADPLVRQNGVVAVAGVTKAYPARASAGLSSIAPLTRSEDALLRRYAKQAVREVTAAIADRAEDAGYPMLVRAHPEFVDLFPEGVSVVTVNADDDRSRPVYVSFGQDAPAVAEDNEDERPNMGPPDEVPDPPNVVLEDDDLSPNLKLRRGVLTTDFRADVDEDKLEHGLVTYRRFHRDESAVLKAFHEAVERWAAIDDHDHVVSILGHGERWLATRYDDGETFDRRGVPKMLAEAVYDAMSITKAVSYAHARGVVHGGLHPGTVRFVDTGGRTWDAPVVGDWGFAHGASGVQTPPVPVGFAAPEHREPERYGRFDQSTDVYGVGAMTYYLFTGEAPTDGDTLVPATEWNPALPDSVDELFSLSLASEKAARYDTVIDFQRALDELVPELGGEGVA, encoded by the coding sequence ATGGAACCCGACAAACGCGACCGCGAGGTGGACCGCGAACACGTCGCGTCGCTCCAGCAGCAGGTCGAGGCGGACTCCGTGGACGCGCTCGTCGCCGAACTCGACAGCGAGGACGCCGACGCACGCGCTGGCGCCGCGTGGCGACTCGTCGAGGCTGCGTCCTCGAAGCCGACGAAGGTGCGGGCGCACCTCGACAGCGTGCTCGACCGCGTCGACGACGACGACGTCTGGGTGCAACGCGGCGCGACGTGGGTGCTCGCGGAACTCGCGGATCGACAGCCCGACGCGCTCTCCGTGAAGTTCGGGGACCTCGTCGAACTCACTCGCTCCGCGGACCCGCTGGTACGACAGAACGGCGTAGTCGCCGTCGCTGGCGTGACGAAGGCCTACCCCGCCCGCGCGAGCGCAGGTCTCTCGAGCATCGCGCCGCTCACTCGCTCGGAGGACGCGCTGCTCAGGCGTTACGCGAAGCAGGCGGTCCGCGAGGTGACGGCGGCTATCGCGGACCGCGCGGAGGACGCGGGCTACCCGATGCTGGTCCGCGCCCACCCCGAGTTCGTCGACCTGTTCCCGGAGGGCGTCTCCGTCGTCACGGTGAACGCGGACGACGACCGCTCCCGGCCGGTGTACGTCTCCTTCGGGCAGGACGCACCGGCGGTCGCAGAGGACAACGAGGACGAGCGCCCGAATATGGGTCCCCCCGACGAGGTGCCGGACCCGCCGAACGTCGTCCTCGAGGACGACGACCTCTCACCGAATCTGAAACTCCGGCGGGGGGTACTGACAACGGACTTCCGCGCGGACGTCGACGAGGACAAACTCGAACACGGCCTCGTCACCTACCGCCGGTTCCACCGCGACGAGTCGGCGGTGCTGAAGGCGTTCCACGAGGCCGTCGAGCGGTGGGCGGCCATCGACGACCACGACCACGTGGTGTCGATACTCGGCCACGGTGAGCGCTGGCTGGCGACGCGCTACGACGATGGCGAGACGTTCGACCGACGTGGCGTCCCCAAGATGCTCGCCGAGGCAGTCTACGACGCGATGAGCATCACGAAAGCGGTCAGTTACGCTCACGCGCGTGGAGTCGTCCACGGCGGCCTCCATCCCGGGACAGTACGATTCGTGGATACGGGCGGTCGGACCTGGGACGCCCCGGTTGTCGGCGACTGGGGGTTCGCACACGGAGCCAGCGGCGTGCAGACACCGCCAGTTCCGGTCGGGTTCGCGGCGCCCGAACACCGCGAACCCGAGCGGTACGGTCGCTTCGACCAGTCGACGGACGTCTACGGCGTCGGCGCGATGACCTACTACCTGTTCACCGGCGAGGCGCCCACCGACGGCGACACCCTGGTGCCGGCGACGGAGTGGAATCCGGCGCTCCCCGACTCCGTCGACGAGCTGTTCTCGCTGTCGCTGGCGTCCGAGAAGGCGGCGCGCTACGACACCGTCATCGACTTCCAGCGCGCGCTCGACGAACTGGTGCCGGAGCTCGGCGGGGAGGGGGTGGCCTGA
- a CDS encoding 3-ketoacyl-CoA thiolase, which produces MNRVAIVGASMTEFGDRDAWVRELLAEAGDACLDDAGVAGDELDHLYVSNMASGEFEGQTGVPNALAHDLNAIGAYTARIDQTSSSGGAGIYAAWQSVASGASDLTMLVGGEKMTHRSTGEATDVIASLTHPVEYKHGVTLPSFAGLTARKYLDEYDAPRESLGKVAVKNHRNGVDNPHAQFRKEVDLETVLDSPVVADPLRLYDFCPITDGSAALLFCPEDVASEYTDDYVVVSGIGGATDTHVVHEREDPTTMGGVVDSSEIAYEMAGLGPDDVDVAELHDMFTILEFLQSEDLGFFEKGEGWKAIEDGVTDRDGELPINTSGGLKSKGHPLGASGVAQAYEIYQQLLGDAGPRQVECEVGLACNVGGFGNCVTTTILEQP; this is translated from the coding sequence ATGAACCGAGTAGCAATCGTCGGTGCGTCGATGACGGAGTTCGGCGACCGCGACGCGTGGGTGCGTGAGTTGCTGGCGGAGGCCGGCGACGCGTGCCTCGACGACGCGGGCGTCGCGGGCGACGAACTCGACCACCTCTACGTCTCGAACATGGCAAGCGGCGAGTTCGAAGGCCAGACGGGCGTGCCGAACGCGCTCGCTCACGACCTGAACGCGATCGGCGCCTACACCGCGCGAATCGACCAGACCAGCTCTTCCGGTGGCGCCGGCATCTACGCCGCCTGGCAGTCCGTCGCGTCGGGCGCCAGCGACTTGACGATGCTCGTCGGCGGCGAGAAGATGACCCACCGGTCGACCGGCGAGGCGACGGACGTCATCGCCAGCCTCACCCACCCGGTGGAGTACAAACACGGCGTCACGCTCCCGAGTTTCGCGGGGCTCACCGCGCGCAAGTACCTCGACGAGTACGACGCCCCTCGGGAGTCCCTCGGGAAGGTCGCGGTGAAGAACCACCGCAACGGCGTCGACAACCCCCACGCGCAGTTCCGCAAGGAGGTCGACCTGGAGACGGTGCTCGACTCGCCGGTCGTCGCGGACCCGCTGCGCCTCTACGACTTCTGTCCCATCACGGACGGCAGCGCGGCGCTGCTGTTCTGCCCGGAGGACGTCGCCAGCGAGTACACCGACGACTACGTCGTCGTCTCCGGCATCGGGGGCGCCACCGACACCCACGTCGTCCACGAGCGCGAGGACCCGACGACGATGGGCGGCGTCGTTGACTCCTCGGAGATCGCCTACGAGATGGCAGGCCTGGGTCCCGACGACGTCGACGTCGCTGAACTCCACGACATGTTCACCATCCTCGAGTTCCTCCAGAGCGAGGACCTCGGCTTCTTCGAGAAGGGCGAGGGCTGGAAGGCCATCGAGGACGGCGTCACCGACCGCGACGGCGAACTCCCCATCAACACCTCGGGCGGCCTGAAGTCCAAGGGCCACCCGCTCGGCGCGAGCGGGGTCGCACAGGCGTACGAGATCTACCAGCAGTTGCTCGGCGACGCCGGCCCGCGGCAGGTAGAGTGCGAAGTCGGCCTCGCGTGCAACGTCGGCGGCTTCGGCAACTGCGTAACCACCACCATCCTCGAACAGCCATGA
- a CDS encoding acetyltransferase, producing MPEFRPVPESDVPEFRSLVSYAFRPHEGPTDPEDVDPDDIPAAWKLGRRRGLYDGDDLLTVCKLIDFSTRVRGDFHPMDGLSAVASPPESRRQGLVGDLLAATLEETRDHGTYLSALWPFKRTFYGQYGWATCSRGVEHDVDPEMLSFTRDHRHGEFVELSEDEWERLDPVHDAHGARYELTMDRTEEWWRKRVFTGYDDDPYVYGWERDGELAAYVAYSVSAGDDGRVLSVLDMAHVDYDALLALLRFFADHDSQVDSVQFWTPADADLLDVIPNADDLDATLHVGPMVRIVDVPEALEALSFPEEISGSVVLDVDDPLAAWNDDAFNLVVEDGGASVESTEEDADVALGVGALSQLYVGYRGAAELATVGDLDGVEAAVEFLGEAFPERETLLREGF from the coding sequence ATGCCCGAGTTCCGTCCCGTCCCCGAGAGTGATGTCCCCGAGTTCCGGTCTCTTGTCAGCTACGCGTTCCGCCCACACGAGGGACCCACGGACCCCGAAGACGTCGACCCCGACGACATCCCAGCGGCGTGGAAACTGGGCCGCCGCCGCGGCCTCTACGACGGCGACGACCTGCTGACGGTCTGCAAACTCATCGACTTCTCGACGCGCGTCCGCGGCGACTTCCACCCGATGGACGGCCTCTCGGCGGTCGCGAGCCCCCCGGAGTCCCGACGGCAGGGCCTCGTCGGCGACCTGCTCGCCGCGACGCTCGAAGAGACCCGCGACCACGGCACCTACCTCTCCGCGCTCTGGCCGTTCAAGCGCACGTTCTACGGCCAGTACGGCTGGGCCACCTGCAGCCGGGGCGTGGAGCACGATGTCGACCCCGAGATGCTGTCGTTCACGCGTGACCACCGGCACGGCGAGTTCGTCGAACTGAGCGAGGACGAGTGGGAGCGACTCGACCCGGTCCACGACGCCCACGGCGCGCGCTACGAACTGACGATGGACCGCACCGAGGAGTGGTGGCGCAAGCGCGTGTTCACCGGCTACGACGACGACCCGTACGTCTACGGGTGGGAGCGCGACGGAGAACTCGCTGCCTACGTCGCGTACTCCGTCAGCGCGGGCGACGACGGCAGAGTGTTGAGTGTCCTCGATATGGCGCACGTCGACTACGACGCGCTGCTCGCGCTCCTCCGGTTCTTCGCGGACCACGACTCGCAGGTCGACAGCGTGCAGTTCTGGACGCCCGCCGACGCAGACCTGCTGGACGTGATTCCGAACGCGGACGACCTGGACGCGACGCTGCACGTCGGGCCGATGGTCCGCATCGTGGACGTGCCGGAAGCGCTGGAAGCGCTCTCGTTCCCCGAGGAGATCTCTGGCTCCGTCGTACTGGACGTCGACGACCCACTCGCGGCGTGGAACGACGACGCGTTCAATCTCGTGGTCGAGGACGGAGGGGCCAGCGTCGAATCCACAGAAGAAGACGCTGACGTCGCCCTCGGCGTCGGCGCGCTCTCCCAGCTGTACGTCGGCTACCGGGGCGCGGCCGAACTCGCCACCGTCGGCGACCTGGACGGCGTGGAGGCCGCCGTCGAGTTCCTCGGCGAGGCGTTCCCCGAACGCGAGACGCTGCTCCGCGAGGGGTTCTGA